From a region of the Betta splendens chromosome 5, fBetSpl5.4, whole genome shotgun sequence genome:
- the LOC114856169 gene encoding aminoacylase-1-like, protein MLPDKDGPGVGGGQVCPDGEEPSVSLFREYLRLRTVHPQPDYDGALQFLDRIAEELELPMKKIEVCPGKIVSIMTWEGTNPNLKSILLNSHTDVVPVYQEQWKYDAFSAFKDAEGNIYARGTQDMKCVTIQYIQAVRRLKAEGRKLMRTVHLMFVPDEEVGGREGMETFVEHPEFQRLNIGFALDEGLANPGEAFTVFYGERNPWWITIHCPGSPGHGSRFVENTAAEKLRQIINSFMDFREKEKHRLNTSECLTLGDVTTVNMTMVKGGVAYNVIPAEMDVSFDLRIPPTVNLQEFEKQIQQWCKEAGEGITYEFAQKHMNQNITSTKENDPWWSTFSSTCKAMNMTLEREIFPAATDSRFIRAVGIPAIGFSPMNRTPILLHDHNEYLNEQVFLRGIGVYERLIPALACVPAFPDEA, encoded by the exons ATGCTGCCCGACAAAGACGGTCCAGGTGTAGGCGGCGGACAGGTGTGTCCTGACGGAGAGGAGCCGTCCGTGAGCCTGTTCAGAGAGTACCTCCGCCTGAGAACCGTCCACCCACAGCCCGACTACG ATGGTGCTCTTCAGTTCTTGGACAGAATAGCAGAGGAACTTGAGCTGCCCATGAAGAAGatcgag GTTTGTCCAGGCAAAATCGTGTCAATCATGACATGGGAAGGGACAAACCCGAACTTGAAGTCCATCCTGCTGAACTCCCACACAGATGTCGTACCTGTTTACCAG GAACAATGGAAATACGATGCTTTCAGTGCTTTCAAAGATGCAGAGGGCAACATTTATGCCCGGGGAACACAGGACATGAAATGTGTAACTATACA GTACATTCAGGCAGTGAGAAGACTGAAGGCAGAGGGACGGAAACTGATGCGCACTGTGCACTTAATGTTTGTTCCTG ATGAAGAAGTCGGAGGTCGCGAGGGAATGGAAACATTTGTAGAGCATCCAGAGTTCCAAAGGTTAAACATTGGCTTTGCCCTTGATGAAG GTCTGGCTAACCCTGGAGAGGCCTTCACTGTGTTTTATGGAGAGAGGAACCCATGGT GGATCACGATCCACTGTCCTGGCAGCCCAGGCCACGGGTCGAGGTTTGTGGagaacacagctgcagagaagctg cGACAAATCATAAACTCGTTCATGGACTttagagaaaaggagaaacacag gttaAACACCAGTGAGTGTCTCACACTTGGTGATGTCACCACCGTGAATATGACCATGGTCAAAGGAGGCGTGGCCTACAACGTCATTCCCGCTGAAATGGACGTCAGTTTTGACCTTAGAATCCCGCCCACAGTGaatctgcag GAGTTTGAAAAACAGATCCAACAGTGGTgtaaggaagcaggagagggcaTCACATATGAATTTGCCCAG AAACATATGAATCAGAATATCACGTCAACAAAGGAGAACGATCCGTGGTGGAGCACCTTCAGTTCAACCTGCAAGGCAAT GAATATGACTTTGGAAAGAGAGATCTTTCCAGCTGCTACTGACAGCCGTTTTATCCGAGCG GTGGGAATCCCTGCTATCGGCTTTTCCCCTATGAACCGGACGCCGATCCTGTTGCACGATCACAACGAGTATCTGAATGAGCAAGTCTTCCTGAGAGGCATCGGCGTGTACGAGAGGCTCATCCCAGCTCTCGCCTGCGTTCCTGCTTTTCCTGATGAGGCTTAG
- the rassf1 gene encoding ras association domain-containing protein 1, with amino-acid sequence MQFSLRAECTPFLLHAQQKLTRIKDRMSKCELIELKDLSVNDPIELAAPAAPAAPPPNPAPPGPFHVVRLVGDSVSIEAHGCTASEAADGHDFQPFSRTHLTWCDLCGDFIWGLYRQSLRCAHCSYTCHYRCRPLIQLDCSSDGALVTGRDDFSVDGVETDTNVDEQVDLGKQKLSAAEIQQKIKEYNAQINSNLYMVSNKDGSYTGFIKVHFQLVRPISLPPRLSLEEEGQQGRRMKRRTSFYLPKDTAKHLHISSHTRVREVIEALLNKFTVVDNPAKFALFERAERPSQVSMRKLSDDERPLHLRLCAGPSEKVLSLVLKENETGDVNWDAFSFPELCNFLRILQREEEQRVRQIVKRYALAREKMKQAMTRITTPA; translated from the exons ATGCAGTTCTCTCTCAGGGCTGAGTGTACTCCATTCCTTCTTCATGCTCAGCAAAAGCTCACGCGTATCAAGGACAGGATGTCTAAATGTGAGCTTATAGAGCTCAAGGATCTCAGCGTAAATGATCCGATCGAGCTGGCGGCTCCGGCGGCTCCCGCGGCCCCGCCGCCCAACCCCGCCCCCCCCGGCCCCTTCCACGTCGTCCGCCTGGTGGGAGACAGCGTCAGCATCGAAGCACATGGATGTACCGCCTCCGAGGCCGCGGACGGTCACGACTTCCAGCCCTTCAGTCGCACTCACCTGACCTGGTGTGACCTGTGTGGCGACTTCATCTGGGGCCTCTATAGGCAGAGTTTACGCTGTGCAC ACTGCAGTTACACTTGTCACTACCGCTGTCGACCGCTCATCCAGCTGGACTGCAGCTCAGATGGAGCTTTGGTAACAGGCCGGGACGACTTTTCCGTCGACGGCGTCGAGACGGACACCAACGTG GACGAACAGGTCGATTTGGGCAAACAGAAGCTGAGTGCCGCTGAGATTCAACAGAAGATTAAGGAGTACAATGCTCAGATCAACAGCAACCTCTACATGGTGTCT aATAAAGACGGGTCCTACACGGGTTTCATTAAGGTCCACTTTCAGCTAGTCCGGcccatctccctccctcctcgtctgagcctggaggaggaaggtcAGCAGGGCAGACGGATGAAGCGGCGGACGTCTTTCTACCTCCCTAAAGACACGGCGAAGCACCTGCATATAAGCTCCCACACGCGGGTCCGGGAAGTGATCGAGGCCCTGCTGAACAAGTTCACCGTGGTGGACAACCCGGCCAAGTTTGCCCTGTTTGAGCGCGCTGAGAGGCCGAGTCAAG TGTCCATGCGCAAACTGTCAGATGACGAACGCCCTCTCCACCTGCGCTTGTGTGCTGGGCCCAGTGAAAAGGTTCTGAGTCTGGTGTTGAAAGAAAATGAGACAGGAGACGTCAAT TGGGACGCATTCAGTTTTCCAGAGTTATGCAATTTCCTGCGGATCCTGCAGCGTGAAGAAGAACAGCGCGTGCGGCAGATTGTGAAGCGATATGCGCTCGCTAGAGAAAAGATGAAACAGGCGATGACAAGGATCACTACGCCCGCTTGA
- the hyal2b gene encoding hyaluronidase-2 — MDTVLHPVSTTAGQISVLLLTVTSWTVLCADVKQTRWPLYSQKPVLLAWNAPTQECDPRHRVTLSLSQFDIVASPNEGFVRQNVTIFYKERLGLYPYFERGGTAVNGGLPQLASLTQHYQKMPEGVKKYIRDQQAKGLAVIDWEEWRPLWIRNWDIKDIYRNKSRELVAKKNPTWTLEQVGRVAQQEFELSARKYMLETLRLAKSLRPNQLWGFYLFPDCYNHDYKGGLTNYTGRCPVVEMARNDQLNWLWMECTALFPSIYIGSVLRSTNYGRLFVRNRVKEAMRLASVGNGTARPVFVYTRPTYISQMTLLTETDLVSTIGESVSLGAAGVIFWGDTSYASSIASCSTLNEYLKGLLGQYLLNVTTAAEECSDLRCKSNGRCHRRVPDSDVYLHLNPSTHTITNEGGQLKVTGAPGQTELAFFRTHFQCQCYSGYTGEACALKEKGQNRGSSVIGTWPLCFLLPIGLFTLLS; from the exons ATGGACACTGTACTTCACCCTGTCTCCACCACAGCTGGACAGATTTCTGTGTTGCTTCTGACTGTGACTTCGTGGACAGTCTTGTGTGCAGATGTAAAGCAGACAAGATGGCCATTATATTCCCAGAAGCCAGTTCTTCTTGCCTGGAATGCCCCAACACAGGAGTGTGACCCACGACATCGTGTAACATTATCTCTGAGCCAGTTTGACATTGTGGCATCTCCCAATGAAGGCTTTGTCCGGCAGAATGTTACAATTTTTTACAAAGAGCGCCTTGGGTTGTATCCTTATTTTGAGCGTGGTGGCACAGCAGTGAATGGAGGCCTTCCACAGCTTGCCAGCCTCACTCAGCACTACCAGAAGATGCCCGAAGGTGTGAAAAAATATATACGTGACCAACAGGCAAAAGGGCTGGCTGTTATCGACTGGGAGGAATGGCGGCCACTGTGGATCCGAAATTGGGATATTAAAGATATTTATCGAAATAAATCCAGGGAATTGGTGGCAAAAAAGAATCCCACCTGGACACTAGAACAAGTGGGACGAGTTGCACAGCAGGAATTTGAGCTGTCGGCTCGCAAATATATGTTGGAAACTTTAAGACTTGCCAAGAGTCTGAGGCCCAATCAGCTGTGGGGCTTTTACTTGTTTCCTGATTGTTACAATCATGACTACAAAGGTGGTCTGACGAACTACACAGGCCGCTGCCCTGTGGTGGAGATGGCCCGCAACGATCAACTTAACTGGCTATGGATGGAGTGTACAGCACTCTTTCCATCTATATACATAGGCTCGGTGCTACGCTCTACAAATTATGGACGCCTCTTTGTTCGAAACAGAGTGAAGGAGGCGATGCGCCTAGCTTCTGTTGGGAATGGGACAGCGcgtcctgtttttgtttatacCAGACCTACCTACATCAGTCAGATGACCCTCCTAACAGAG ACAGATCTTGTCTCAACCATTGGTGAGAGTGTTTCACTGGGAGCAGCCGGTGTAATCTTCTGGGGCGACACTTCATATGCGAGCAGCATT GCAAGCTGCTCCACACTAAACGAGTATCTGAAGGGCTTACTGGGTCAATACCTGCTCAATgtgaccacagcagcagaagaatgCAGTGACTTGCGGTGTAAATCCAACGGTCGGTGTCATCGTAGAGTACCTGATAGTGATGTGTATCTGCATCTAAACCCCtcaacacacacaatcacaaatgAGGGTGGCCAGCTGAAGGTTACAGGCGCGCCTGGCCAAACCGAGTTGGCTTTTTTCCGCACACACTTCCAGTGCCAGTGCTACAGTGGGTACACAGGTGAGGCCTGTGCTCTGAAAGAAAAAGGGCAGAACAGAGGCTCCTCTGTTATAGGGACTTGGCCTCTGTGCTTTTTACTTCCAATAGGACTCTTCACTTTGCTATCCTGA
- the tusc2b gene encoding tumor suppressor 2, mitochondrial calcium regulator b — protein MGGSGSKSRGFWPFSGSGSVDDSTKDGNEQSLARVRSFPGATPFVFTRRSSMFFDEDGDLAHEFYEEAIVTKNGRKKAKLKRIQKNLTPQGIIKLDHPCIHVDFPVVLCEA, from the exons atgggTGGCAGTGGCTCCAAATCCAGAggattttggcctttttctggcTCAGGTAGTGTGGATGATTCAACCAAAGATGGAAACGAGCAGTCACTGGCACGAGTCCGAAGTTTCCCCGGCGCAACACCTTTTGTGTTTACTAGACGAAG CTCAATGTTCTTTGATGAAGATGGTGACTTGGCACATGAGTTTTATGAGGAGGCAATAGTGACAAAAAATGGACGCAAAAAAGCCAAGCTGAAGAGAATTCAGAAAAACCTAACACCTCAG GGAATTATAAAGCTGGACCATCCGTGCATCCATGTAGATTTCCCAGTTGTCCTCTGTGAAGCCTGA
- the abhd14a gene encoding protein ABHD14A — MNFLRNRLVVPGLVLLATILLYLLLPSIRQGSMEPSFEAQRMGLLNTPPPPLLTSNVSIRTGQLPGDPPLFFREALPIDGAGRQILPRLQVVLLHGQAFTSKTWEELGTMALLATNGYQALAMDLPGYGKSPDSEALKTDQNRVDLLSRFMESLGVRAAVLLSPSMSGHYSIPFLMKNSAELHGFIPIAPVGTRSYTPQQYQNIQTPTLIVFGALDTNLGAQSHKNLIQLPHHTVLKLEGARHACYMDKPREFHQGLIDFLSKLK, encoded by the exons ATGAATTTCTTGCGTAATCGTCTGGTTGTTCCGGGTCTGGTGCTGTTGGCCACGATACTGCTGTACCTGCTGCTGCCATCCATTCGCCAGGGCAGCATGGAGCCATCTTTTGAAGCACAAAGAATGGGACTCTTAAACACCCCGCCACCTCCACTCTTAACTAGCAACGTGTCCATTCGTACAGGTCAGCTGCCTGGAGACCCCCCACTGTTTTTCAGGGAGGCTTTACCTATTGATGGAGCTGGCCGACAGATTTTACCAAG GCTGCAAGTGGTTCTGCTGCATGGCCAGGCCTTCACATCCAAAACCTGGGAAGAACTGGGTACAATGGCTCTGCTGGCAACTAATGGTTATCAGGCCTTAGCAATGGACCTGCCAG GGTACGGAAAATCCCCCGACTCAGAAGCGCTGAAGACCGACCAGAATAGAGTGGACCTTCTTTCCAGGTTCATGGAGTCCTTGGGCGTTAGGGCAGCTGTGCTGTTGAGCCCCTCTATGAGTGGGCATTACTCTATCCCCTTTCTCATGAAGAACAGTGCTGAGCTACATGGCTTCATTCCCATTGCACCAGTGGGTACTCGAAGTTACACTCCGCAGCAGTACCAAAATATTCAG ACTCCCACTCTCATTGTGTTTGGAGCCCTGGACACAAATCTGGGTGCCCAGTCTCACAAGAACCTCATACAACTTCCTCACCACACTGTGCTCAAGTTAGAGGGAGCGCGGCATGCATGCTACATGGACAAACCCAGGGAGTTTCATCAGGGATTGATCGACTTCCTTAGCAAACTCAAATGA